In Blastopirellula sp. J2-11, a single genomic region encodes these proteins:
- a CDS encoding DUF1552 domain-containing protein has translation MFPANNLNRRQVLRSATAVIALPLLESFGFRRFARAAAPAAPPKRLVFLGFGWGVTEESWYPDKSTPGADFVLPAGLRPLERHKADFSIVQGLRNKFSVEGHAGSTWWLTGANPYAQAGQSYCNTISADQVAAEEFGRYTRFASLQFNHSETGDRSGHGPGLSLAWDASGKPVGGENGPLAAYHRMFSKDSVPLEQRQQLIAQKRSVLDTVLENARSLKRGLGQNDNEKLEEYFDSIRNIETRLSKDEKWLDRPRPDAPLGEPNSTLSGRDEIKVMYDLIVAAFQTDSTRVITYRQPVATLLKSLGNSTAPHDMSHYHSTRGEKLVCSQLRDQTQSALLAGLIDQLKATQETDGSSLFDHIALAYGSNIRTGHDLTNCPTIITGGGAGVKLGENIVVAKDTPLCNAWLTMLQGIGVPAEHHGDSTGVIPELQG, from the coding sequence ATGTTTCCAGCCAATAACCTCAATCGTCGCCAAGTCCTGCGTTCCGCTACCGCCGTGATCGCGCTGCCGCTATTAGAGTCGTTCGGCTTTCGCCGCTTTGCGAGAGCCGCCGCGCCGGCTGCGCCTCCCAAGCGTCTGGTCTTTCTGGGCTTTGGCTGGGGCGTGACGGAAGAGTCGTGGTATCCCGACAAGTCCACGCCTGGCGCCGATTTCGTGTTGCCCGCCGGCTTGCGTCCGTTGGAGCGACATAAGGCCGACTTCTCGATCGTGCAGGGACTGCGCAACAAGTTTTCGGTCGAGGGTCACGCCGGCAGCACTTGGTGGCTGACCGGAGCCAATCCTTACGCCCAAGCGGGACAAAGCTATTGCAACACGATCTCCGCGGATCAAGTCGCCGCCGAAGAGTTTGGCCGCTATACGCGATTCGCGTCGCTGCAATTCAACCATAGCGAGACAGGCGATCGATCGGGGCACGGACCAGGTCTCTCGTTGGCCTGGGATGCGAGCGGCAAACCGGTGGGGGGAGAGAACGGTCCGCTGGCCGCGTATCACCGAATGTTCTCGAAAGATTCGGTCCCGCTCGAACAGCGTCAACAATTGATCGCCCAAAAGCGCAGCGTGCTGGATACGGTTCTCGAAAATGCGCGCAGCCTGAAGCGCGGCCTCGGGCAAAACGACAACGAAAAGCTGGAGGAATACTTCGACAGCATCCGCAACATCGAGACTCGATTAAGCAAAGACGAGAAATGGCTCGATCGGCCGCGACCTGATGCGCCGCTAGGCGAACCCAACTCGACGTTGTCGGGACGCGACGAAATCAAGGTCATGTACGACCTGATCGTCGCCGCATTTCAAACCGACAGCACGCGTGTGATTACCTATCGCCAGCCTGTTGCGACGTTGCTGAAAAGCCTCGGCAATAGCACGGCGCCGCACGACATGAGCCATTACCACTCGACGCGGGGTGAAAAGCTCGTTTGTTCGCAACTCCGCGATCAAACGCAAAGCGCTTTGCTGGCCGGGCTGATCGATCAACTGAAGGCGACCCAAGAAACAGACGGCAGCAGCCTGTTTGATCACATTGCACTCGCTTACGGCAGCAATATCCGCACCGGACACGATCTGACTAACTGCCCGACCATCATCACCGGGGGCGGCGCCGGCGTCAAACTCGGTGAGAACATTGTGGTCGCCAAAGATACCCCGCTGTGCAACGCCTGGCTGACGATGTTGCAAGGAATTGGCGTTCCTGCCGAGCATCACGGCGACAGCACCGGAGTTATTCCAGAACTACAGGGATGA
- a CDS encoding DUF1559 domain-containing protein, which translates to MNIRHANPRFGFTLVELLVVIAIIGVLIALLLPAVQQARESARRLQCKNHLKQLGLAVHNYHDTYGVLPPAAMGPDEASNRYSAFVRLLPFLEQSAAYDTIAANPKSPWTSSGGNGAYVSVLFCPTAPLIDYPINGLPYTNYVLNIGDVSWNIHEEASVRGLFGGSSVFAFRDVIDGLTNTAMMSEALPWQDDGNGRTANGFGAVSRTDTQNPTNCKAKWINNQFTDYSDTTATNRDRAPGGRWSDGIAAIISFNTILGPNSAVCADFAGKQGVLPPKSMHPGGVTLLLGDASVRFISENIDAGNVVGSSRTGPSKFGAWGALGTRAQGEVVAEF; encoded by the coding sequence ATGAACATTCGTCATGCAAATCCACGATTCGGTTTTACGCTTGTAGAACTACTTGTTGTCATCGCGATCATCGGCGTTTTGATCGCACTACTGTTGCCTGCGGTGCAGCAGGCTCGCGAATCGGCTCGCCGCTTGCAATGCAAGAACCATTTGAAGCAATTAGGACTCGCGGTCCACAACTATCACGACACCTACGGCGTGCTGCCGCCAGCCGCGATGGGACCAGACGAAGCGAGCAACCGCTACAGCGCATTCGTGCGCTTACTTCCCTTCTTAGAACAATCGGCGGCTTACGATACGATTGCCGCAAATCCTAAATCTCCCTGGACTTCGTCTGGCGGCAATGGAGCTTACGTTTCGGTTTTGTTTTGTCCTACGGCGCCTCTTATCGACTATCCGATCAATGGCCTCCCTTATACGAATTACGTTTTAAACATCGGCGACGTTTCGTGGAATATTCATGAAGAAGCTAGTGTCCGAGGTTTGTTCGGCGGTTCCTCGGTTTTTGCATTTCGCGATGTTATTGACGGATTAACCAACACGGCGATGATGTCGGAGGCCCTGCCCTGGCAAGATGACGGTAACGGCAGAACCGCGAATGGTTTTGGCGCCGTCTCGCGAACCGATACGCAAAACCCGACGAATTGCAAAGCGAAGTGGATCAACAACCAGTTTACCGACTACTCGGACACCACTGCGACAAACCGTGACCGAGCCCCAGGCGGACGTTGGAGCGATGGAATCGCGGCCATCATTAGCTTCAACACGATCCTCGGTCCGAATTCCGCCGTCTGCGCGGACTTTGCCGGCAAGCAAGGGGTCTTGCCTCCCAAGTCGATGCATCCCGGTGGAGTGACGCTGCTCTTAGGGGACGCTTCGGTTCGATTCATCAGCGAGAACATCGACGCCGGCAACGTCGTTGGCTCTAGTCGCACTGGTCCCAGTAAGTTTGGCGCCTGGGGAGCGTTGGGCACGCGTGCCCAAGGTGAAGTGGTCGCCGAGTTCTAA
- a CDS encoding carboxypeptidase-like regulatory domain-containing protein, with the protein MFHRTIGFVLCITWLVAAAGCSSGQDKWEKMRPQVFKTQGVVRMDGQPLPGAIVAFSSIEGNYSGTAVTDDSGKYQLTTFEDYDGVIAGEFQVSVEKNDWVEYGPEKGTDSTGGAYRRPIKKVPLTPAKYRDFEKSELTATVTPEGPNTFDFDIQSDAK; encoded by the coding sequence ATGTTCCATCGAACCATCGGCTTTGTTCTCTGTATAACGTGGCTGGTCGCCGCAGCGGGATGCTCCAGCGGCCAAGACAAATGGGAAAAAATGCGTCCCCAGGTCTTTAAGACCCAGGGCGTTGTCCGCATGGATGGACAGCCCTTACCAGGCGCGATTGTTGCTTTTAGCAGCATCGAAGGAAATTATTCCGGCACCGCAGTCACCGACGATTCCGGCAAATATCAGCTGACGACCTTCGAAGACTATGACGGCGTCATTGCTGGTGAATTTCAGGTCAGCGTCGAAAAAAACGACTGGGTTGAGTACGGGCCGGAAAAAGGAACTGACTCAACGGGCGGAGCTTATCGACGTCCCATTAAAAAGGTTCCGTTGACTCCGGCAAAATATCGAGACTTTGAAAAATCGGAACTGACGGCGACCGTTACCCCCGAGGGCCCCAATACTTTTGACTTCGACATCCAATCCGATGCAAAGTAA
- a CDS encoding DUF1559 domain-containing protein has translation MNIRHANPRFGFTLVELLVVIAIIGVLIALLLPAVQQARESARRLQCKNHMKQLGLAVHNYHDTYGVLPPAAMGPDEASNRYSAFVRLLPFFEQSAAYDVIAANPQAPWGAGGGNGVEISLLKCPTAPLVPNKNNLPYTNYVLNVGDVAWNIHEEGSVRGLFGGPFIFAFRDVLDGLSNTAMMSEALPWEDDGNGRTANGFGAVSRTDTQNPVACKAKWINNQFTDYSATTAADRDRAPGGRWSDGIAGVISFNTILGPNSAVCADAAGKQGVLPPKSMHPGGVTLLLGDASVRFISENIDAGNVVASSRNGPSKFGAWGALGTRDQGEVVGEF, from the coding sequence ATGAACATTCGTCATGCAAATCCACGATTCGGTTTTACGCTTGTAGAACTACTTGTTGTCATCGCGATCATCGGCGTTTTGATCGCACTGCTGTTGCCTGCGGTGCAGCAGGCTCGCGAATCGGCTCGCCGCTTGCAATGCAAGAACCATATGAAACAGTTGGGCTTAGCGGTCCACAACTATCACGACACCTACGGCGTGCTGCCGCCAGCCGCGATGGGACCAGACGAAGCGAGCAACCGCTACAGCGCATTCGTCCGCTTGCTGCCTTTCTTCGAACAATCGGCCGCTTACGATGTTATTGCCGCGAATCCTCAAGCTCCTTGGGGTGCAGGCGGCGGCAATGGAGTTGAAATTTCGCTGCTGAAATGCCCTACGGCTCCCCTCGTCCCTAATAAGAACAACCTCCCTTACACGAATTATGTTTTGAACGTCGGAGACGTTGCGTGGAACATTCATGAAGAGGGAAGTGTACGAGGATTATTTGGCGGTCCCTTTATTTTTGCCTTTCGCGACGTCCTCGACGGATTGTCTAACACGGCGATGATGTCCGAAGCCCTGCCCTGGGAAGATGACGGTAACGGCAGAACCGCGAATGGTTTTGGCGCTGTCTCGCGAACCGATACGCAGAACCCCGTAGCCTGTAAGGCGAAGTGGATTAACAACCAATTCACCGACTATTCCGCGACGACCGCTGCGGATCGAGACCGAGCCCCCGGCGGACGTTGGAGCGATGGAATAGCAGGAGTCATCAGCTTCAATACCATCCTCGGCCCGAACTCCGCCGTTTGCGCAGACGCCGCTGGCAAGCAAGGCGTCTTGCCTCCCAAGTCGATGCATCCTGGCGGAGTGACGCTGCTCTTGGGGGACGCTTCAGTTCGATTCATCAGCGAAAACATCGACGCCGGAAACGTCGTTGCCTCTAGTCGCAACGGCCCCAGTAAATTTGGCGCCTGGGGAGCATTGGGTACGCGCGACCAAGGCGAAGTGGTTGGGGAATTTTAA
- a CDS encoding carboxypeptidase-like regulatory domain-containing protein has translation MFHRTIGFILCITWLVAAAGCTKHEDKWTAMRPQVFKTQGVIRMDGQPLPGATVVFESSTGNHSGTAVTDDSGKYQLTTFEDFDGVTAGEFLISIEKNDWIEVGPETGEAVDGGTYRRPLEKVPLTPAKYRDFEKSELTAIVTPDGPNRFDFDIQSDAK, from the coding sequence ATGTTTCATCGAACCATCGGCTTCATTCTCTGTATTACGTGGTTGGTCGCCGCGGCTGGCTGCACCAAACACGAAGACAAATGGACCGCGATGCGTCCTCAGGTCTTTAAAACCCAAGGCGTTATCCGCATGGATGGACAACCCTTACCCGGCGCGACTGTTGTCTTCGAAAGCAGCACCGGAAATCATTCCGGCACCGCGGTCACCGACGATTCCGGTAAGTATCAGCTGACGACTTTTGAAGATTTTGACGGCGTCACCGCAGGTGAATTTCTAATCAGCATCGAAAAAAACGACTGGATCGAGGTCGGACCAGAAACGGGAGAGGCCGTAGATGGCGGAACCTATCGACGTCCTCTCGAAAAGGTCCCGCTGACCCCCGCCAAATATCGAGACTTTGAAAAATCGGAACTAACGGCGATCGTCACCCCTGACGGCCCGAATCGCTTCGATTTCGATATCCAGTCCGATGCGAAATAA
- a CDS encoding GntP family permease, with protein sequence MFAIVLGMLIVVFGVLFLRLHAFLALFFATLVVAAATATHSVSESVLLHCTAQVDAISGKQLDLSEVGKDLAAKPGAYYLVSNVEAITKSTSPLVWIERFEVADDSATAFLGEELPENVVAVGARLVPHDKYQHAVQLAKTSPINRVANALGDTFGKIGLLIAMASIIGQCLLASGAAERIVQTIRQAMGEKWTALAFVVSSFVLAIPVFFDTVFFLMLPLAQAMARKTGRDYLKYVMSIIVGGSLAHSLVPPTPGPLFVATELNVSIGAMAIGGIGVGIWGVIAGYFYMLWANRRWQIPLRLDAPETPPHESTDLDQPREPQLPSFGLSILPVVVPIFLLGMKTVSQTWLSDFDGPWMPFWNSTISFFGDKNIALSLGAVLALLTLLGKPQMTWAGLGKSVQKALSEGGVVVLITCAGGAFGEMIRQTNVGATIAQSLPESVGGTGLLVTAFLVTVIIRVIQGSATVAMIAAIGIVVPVATQIGLPFHPVYLALAIGCGSKPLPWMNDSGFWVISRMSGFTEKETLKTFSVLLTIMGVVSFLATLVCAICFPFV encoded by the coding sequence ATGTTTGCGATCGTCTTGGGAATGCTAATCGTCGTTTTCGGCGTGCTGTTCTTGCGGCTGCATGCATTTCTAGCCCTCTTTTTCGCCACTTTAGTCGTCGCCGCAGCGACCGCTACCCACAGCGTCTCTGAAAGCGTGTTGCTGCATTGCACGGCGCAGGTGGACGCGATTTCTGGCAAGCAGCTTGATCTGTCAGAAGTCGGCAAAGACCTGGCCGCCAAGCCGGGCGCGTATTATCTAGTCAGCAACGTCGAAGCGATCACGAAGTCCACTTCTCCTTTGGTTTGGATCGAGCGATTTGAAGTTGCGGACGATTCGGCCACCGCCTTCCTGGGCGAGGAACTTCCTGAAAACGTGGTTGCAGTCGGCGCCCGACTCGTTCCCCACGACAAGTACCAGCATGCCGTTCAGCTAGCCAAGACGAGCCCGATCAATCGCGTAGCCAACGCGTTGGGAGATACGTTCGGCAAAATCGGCCTGCTGATCGCGATGGCGTCGATCATCGGTCAGTGCCTGTTGGCCAGCGGCGCGGCGGAGCGGATTGTCCAAACTATTCGCCAGGCGATGGGGGAGAAGTGGACCGCGCTGGCGTTCGTCGTCAGCAGCTTCGTGTTAGCGATCCCGGTCTTCTTCGACACCGTCTTTTTTCTCATGCTGCCGCTCGCGCAAGCGATGGCGCGAAAAACCGGTCGCGACTACTTAAAGTATGTCATGTCAATCATCGTGGGCGGATCTTTGGCTCATTCGCTGGTGCCGCCGACCCCGGGGCCGTTGTTTGTGGCGACCGAATTGAACGTCAGCATCGGCGCGATGGCGATCGGCGGAATCGGCGTCGGAATCTGGGGCGTGATCGCCGGCTACTTTTACATGCTGTGGGCCAATCGTCGCTGGCAGATCCCCTTGCGTCTGGATGCGCCGGAAACCCCGCCCCACGAATCGACGGATCTGGACCAACCGCGTGAACCGCAACTTCCCAGTTTCGGCCTTTCGATTCTGCCGGTGGTCGTCCCTATCTTTCTGCTGGGGATGAAGACAGTCAGTCAAACGTGGCTGTCCGATTTCGACGGTCCTTGGATGCCGTTCTGGAATTCGACGATCTCGTTTTTCGGCGACAAGAATATCGCTCTTTCCCTGGGCGCCGTGCTCGCATTATTGACATTGCTGGGCAAGCCCCAAATGACTTGGGCCGGCTTAGGAAAATCGGTGCAAAAGGCGCTCAGCGAAGGTGGGGTCGTCGTTTTAATCACTTGTGCAGGCGGCGCGTTTGGCGAGATGATTCGCCAGACCAACGTCGGCGCCACCATCGCCCAGTCGCTGCCCGAATCGGTGGGCGGAACCGGCCTGCTCGTCACGGCGTTTCTCGTCACCGTAATCATTCGCGTGATTCAAGGATCGGCGACGGTAGCCATGATCGCCGCGATCGGAATTGTCGTCCCGGTCGCGACGCAGATCGGCCTTCCCTTTCACCCCGTCTACTTGGCGCTGGCGATCGGCTGCGGATCCAAACCGCTCCCCTGGATGAATGACAGCGGTTTTTGGGTCATCAGCCGCATGAGCGGTTTCACCGAAAAGGAAACGCTAAAAACCTTCTCGGTGCTGCTAACCATCATGGGCGTCGTCTCGTTCCTGGCGACGCTCGTTTGTGCGATCTGTTTTCCTTTTGTCTAA
- the araD gene encoding L-arabinonate dehydratase: MPAEPSENPELNSSRWFAPDSLRGFGHRSRLKGMGYDDEDFRGKPVVAILNTWSDLNTCHSHFPERVKEVKRGIWQMGGFPVEIPVMSLGEMMMKPTTMLYRNLLAMETEEVLRCHPIDAAVLMGGCDKTVPAMIMGAISADRPAIFLPAGPMLKARWKDQTLGSGSDAWKYWDERRAGNLCDESWGQIENCIARSAGTCMTMGTASTMSAIAESLGFTLPGASSVPAVIAEHSRLAVATGRRAVEMALQKLLPSSFLTPASFDNSIVTSMAIGGSTNAIVHIIAMARRAGIELTLERFDELSRTTPVLANIRPAGKFLMEDFFDSGGLPALLQELGSHIDGSCQTVNGFTLAENVAAAEVIDADIIRSLDNPISATGGTFVLRGNLAPSGCVIKPTAASPRLLDHTGPAVVFDDYAQLKSQLNDPASGITADSVLILRNAGPQGGPGFPEWGMLPIPDHLLKQGVRDLVRISDARMSGTSYGTCVLHVAPEAAVGGPLSLVQNGDLIQLNVEQRSLNLLVDEDVLAERRKAWTPPAARYKRGYGAMFLKHVTQADAGCDFDFLHHGADTPDPDIF; the protein is encoded by the coding sequence ATGCCTGCAGAACCGTCTGAAAATCCTGAGTTGAATAGCAGTCGCTGGTTTGCACCTGACAGCCTGCGCGGCTTTGGGCATCGATCACGTCTGAAAGGGATGGGCTACGACGACGAAGACTTTCGCGGCAAGCCGGTCGTCGCGATTCTCAATACGTGGAGCGATCTCAACACTTGCCATTCGCATTTCCCCGAGCGCGTAAAAGAAGTCAAACGCGGGATCTGGCAGATGGGGGGCTTTCCGGTCGAAATACCGGTGATGTCGCTCGGCGAAATGATGATGAAGCCGACGACGATGCTCTATCGCAATCTGCTGGCGATGGAGACCGAAGAAGTCCTCCGTTGTCACCCGATCGACGCGGCGGTATTGATGGGCGGCTGCGACAAGACGGTTCCGGCGATGATCATGGGCGCCATCTCCGCCGATCGCCCGGCGATTTTTCTGCCGGCCGGCCCCATGTTAAAAGCGCGCTGGAAAGACCAGACGCTCGGCAGCGGCAGCGATGCTTGGAAATATTGGGATGAGCGCCGCGCCGGCAACCTGTGTGATGAATCATGGGGACAAATCGAGAACTGCATCGCGCGGTCGGCAGGCACCTGCATGACCATGGGAACCGCTTCGACCATGTCGGCGATCGCCGAATCGCTCGGCTTTACGCTGCCGGGCGCATCGTCGGTTCCGGCGGTGATCGCCGAACACTCACGTCTGGCCGTCGCTACAGGCCGGCGCGCCGTCGAAATGGCCTTGCAGAAACTGCTCCCTTCCTCCTTCTTGACGCCGGCCTCCTTTGACAACTCGATCGTCACCAGCATGGCGATCGGCGGCTCGACCAACGCGATCGTGCATATCATCGCGATGGCGCGACGCGCCGGAATCGAATTGACGCTGGAGCGTTTTGACGAACTCTCGCGCACCACGCCGGTCTTGGCCAATATTCGCCCTGCCGGTAAATTTCTGATGGAAGACTTCTTTGACAGCGGCGGTCTGCCGGCGTTGCTCCAAGAATTGGGTTCGCACATCGACGGCAGTTGCCAGACGGTCAACGGCTTTACCCTCGCCGAAAACGTCGCCGCCGCCGAAGTCATTGACGCCGACATTATTCGTTCGCTGGACAATCCAATCTCCGCAACCGGCGGCACGTTCGTCCTGCGCGGCAACCTGGCCCCGTCAGGCTGCGTTATCAAGCCGACGGCGGCATCTCCGCGATTGCTGGATCACACCGGCCCCGCGGTGGTGTTTGACGACTACGCTCAACTCAAGTCGCAGCTCAACGATCCAGCATCCGGCATCACGGCCGATTCGGTGTTGATCTTACGAAATGCCGGCCCCCAGGGAGGCCCCGGTTTTCCTGAATGGGGAATGCTGCCGATTCCAGACCACCTGCTCAAACAGGGCGTTCGCGATCTGGTCCGCATCTCCGACGCGCGGATGAGCGGAACCAGCTACGGAACCTGCGTGTTGCATGTCGCTCCCGAAGCGGCCGTCGGCGGACCGCTAAGCCTGGTTCAAAACGGCGACCTGATCCAGCTGAATGTCGAGCAGCGCAGTCTGAATCTGCTGGTCGACGAAGACGTATTGGCCGAGCGCCGCAAAGCGTGGACTCCTCCTGCGGCTCGCTACAAGCGGGGATACGGCGCGATGTTCCTCAAGCACGTCACCCAAGCCGACGCCGGCTGCGATTTTGATTTTCTCCATCACGGCGCTGACACGCCGGATCCCGATATTTTCTGA
- a CDS encoding dihydrodipicolinate synthase family protein produces the protein MARTAAGALDREENTKIIRHIEQGGISTLLYGGNAIFYHLTLAEYRTALELIRESAADETLVIPAIGPAYGTMLDQVEILKDFDFPTAMLLPQRDVVTSAGIATAVRKISERLGKPIVLYLKYDRTVSVDDAAALVSDGVISAIKYAVVREDYTQDDYLRGLTEKVDTSLILSGLGDQPAIVHMQDFGLGGFTTGCGCIFPQLSVALLKAIQAKNWNEAESIREQFLPLERLRDSLGPISILHRATELAGIANTGPIIPLLSEPDEAIQTRISAALQQMSTTK, from the coding sequence ATGGCGCGAACCGCCGCTGGCGCCCTCGATCGAGAGGAAAACACGAAAATCATCCGCCACATCGAGCAAGGCGGAATCTCGACGCTGTTGTACGGCGGCAATGCGATTTTCTACCATCTGACGCTCGCCGAATATCGCACGGCCTTGGAACTGATCCGCGAAAGCGCCGCGGACGAGACGCTGGTCATCCCTGCAATCGGACCCGCGTATGGAACGATGCTCGATCAAGTCGAGATTCTGAAAGACTTCGACTTTCCGACGGCCATGCTTTTGCCGCAGCGGGATGTGGTCACCTCGGCCGGCATCGCGACGGCCGTGCGGAAAATCTCCGAACGACTCGGCAAGCCGATCGTGCTCTATCTGAAATATGACCGCACGGTAAGCGTCGATGACGCCGCCGCGCTGGTCAGCGACGGAGTCATCTCGGCCATCAAATACGCCGTCGTCCGCGAAGACTACACGCAAGACGACTACCTGCGCGGGCTCACTGAGAAAGTCGACACCAGCCTGATCCTCAGCGGCCTCGGCGATCAGCCGGCGATCGTCCACATGCAAGACTTCGGCCTCGGCGGCTTCACCACCGGCTGCGGCTGCATCTTCCCCCAACTGTCGGTCGCGCTCCTGAAAGCGATTCAGGCCAAAAATTGGAACGAAGCCGAATCCATCCGCGAACAATTCCTACCGCTAGAACGCCTACGAGATTCGCTCGGCCCCATCAGCATCCTGCACCGCGCGACCGAACTAGCGGGCATCGCCAACACGGGCCCGATCATCCCGCTGCTGTCGGAGCCAGACGAAGCGATCCAAACCCGGATATCGGCGGCGCTGCAGCAGATGAGCACCACGAAATAG